A stretch of Dehalococcoidia bacterium DNA encodes these proteins:
- a CDS encoding helix-turn-helix domain-containing protein, with protein MHVAKLLNKTSVSELAELSNLSKPYISQVKHGKRPPSQKLLDALVEHSKPQIDYLNLFILSRKAMGVSPRTVEFYIDRLYKYAANVDYLAATPQKIQRYLNSIPANNNGFATRHASFRAIKTFHRWLKAEYGLNNPMLNILAPILGRPVLPSLTAEQVLIIVEKAHCSRDKAILSLFAESGLRLAELANIKPQEISWDNKNSRSFRKGQEGRICPLWRAI; from the coding sequence TTGCATGTAGCTAAACTGCTTAACAAAACCAGTGTTTCCGAATTAGCGGAGTTAAGCAATTTAAGCAAACCATATATCAGCCAAGTTAAGCACGGCAAAAGGCCACCTTCACAGAAACTACTGGATGCTCTAGTTGAGCATTCAAAACCTCAAATAGACTACCTCAACCTCTTTATTCTATCACGTAAGGCAATGGGTGTAAGCCCTCGTACTGTTGAATTCTATATAGACAGGCTGTATAAGTATGCTGCTAATGTCGATTACCTTGCAGCGACTCCCCAAAAAATACAACGATACTTAAATTCAATACCCGCAAACAACAATGGATTTGCCACGAGACATGCTTCATTTCGTGCCATTAAGACCTTCCATCGCTGGCTTAAGGCTGAGTATGGTCTGAACAATCCTATGCTCAATATTTTAGCTCCTATACTCGGTAGACCGGTACTTCCAAGCTTAACCGCAGAGCAGGTACTGATTATTGTGGAAAAAGCGCACTGTTCAAGAGACAAAGCCATTCTGTCGCTATTTGCTGAAAGTGGTTTAAGGCTAGCCGAATTAGCGAATATTAAACCACAAGAAATAAGTTGGGATAATAAGAACAGTAGAAGTTTTAGGAAAGGGCAGGAAGGCAGGATTTGCCCCCTTTGGAGAGCTATCTGA
- the fni gene encoding type 2 isopentenyl-diphosphate Delta-isomerase, protein MNESNTRRKIDYMEIALNKNLEINENATGLEDYWFVHQALPEVNLADIDLSISLFGKTLSAPLIISPLVGGVEAATSINRNLAKAAQSLGVAMGVGSQRCAIDNPDMASTYVVRDIAPDILLFANLGAVQLNHGYGISECRRAVEMIGADGLILHLNPLQEALQTDGDTNFAGLLTKIERICRELTVPVVVKEIGTGISEDVARKLASIGVAGIDVAGAGGTTWSEVERHRSNSYLLNNSYSVFKSWGIPLAESIKMTRNGAPKMPLIASGGIRNGIHVAKAIALGTDMAGIAAPMLRAANISAEAVIAALQDVIKTLRICMFCIGTSKLDELRDSCFLKRRTRD, encoded by the coding sequence GTGAACGAATCAAACACCCGACGCAAGATTGACTACATGGAAATAGCATTGAATAAAAATTTGGAGATCAATGAGAATGCCACTGGATTAGAAGATTATTGGTTTGTCCATCAGGCCTTACCAGAGGTCAACTTGGCTGACATAGATTTGTCGATTTCCCTCTTCGGCAAGACGCTCAGCGCTCCCCTCATCATATCACCACTCGTAGGAGGTGTAGAAGCAGCCACAAGTATAAATCGCAATTTGGCCAAAGCAGCTCAATCATTGGGAGTAGCTATGGGGGTAGGCTCGCAGCGGTGTGCAATTGATAATCCTGACATGGCATCGACGTATGTAGTGCGCGACATAGCTCCTGATATCTTACTCTTCGCTAACCTTGGAGCCGTTCAGCTTAACCACGGTTATGGGATCTCTGAGTGCCGCCGTGCCGTAGAGATGATAGGCGCCGATGGGTTGATCCTACACCTTAATCCGCTGCAAGAGGCTCTTCAGACCGATGGAGACACCAACTTTGCTGGACTCCTTACTAAGATTGAGAGGATTTGTCGTGAACTGACAGTACCAGTGGTCGTAAAGGAAATCGGCACAGGAATATCCGAAGATGTAGCTCGAAAACTGGCCTCAATTGGGGTTGCCGGTATTGACGTAGCCGGTGCCGGTGGCACGACGTGGAGCGAGGTAGAAAGGCATCGCTCGAACAGCTATTTGCTTAATAATAGTTACTCTGTTTTCAAATCGTGGGGCATACCACTAGCAGAATCGATCAAGATGACACGCAACGGCGCACCAAAAATGCCACTTATAGCAAGTGGTGGCATTCGTAACGGCATACATGTAGCCAAGGCCATCGCTCTAGGCACAGATATGGCGGGTATTGCTGCGCCAATGCTTAGGGCAGCGAATATTTCGGCAGAGGCAGTAATAGCGGCATTACAGGATGTGATCAAAACACTAAGGATTTGCATGTTCTGCATAGGCACTTCTAAGTTGGATGAATTGAGGGATTCATGTTTTCTTAAAAGAAGAACAAGGGATTAA